One part of the Olleya sp. YS genome encodes these proteins:
- the pgmB gene encoding beta-phosphoglucomutase: MTKKGFIFDLDGVIVDTAKYHFLAWKNLAKSIDIDFTHEQNEQLKGVSRVKSLEKILEWGNKTISKELFALLMGKKNEEYLSFIAKMTESEILPDIPRVLNYLIEQKQPISLGSASKNARPILEKVNLLSKFDAIVDGNDVSKAKPDPEVFLIAAQHLNMKPEDCIVFEDSLAGVQAANTANMISIGIGEKNVLHEADYIFSDFTEIDNSFIDKLINK, translated from the coding sequence ATGACTAAAAAAGGATTCATATTCGATTTAGATGGTGTCATTGTAGACACTGCAAAATATCATTTTTTAGCTTGGAAAAACCTTGCAAAAAGTATAGATATAGATTTTACACATGAGCAAAACGAACAACTAAAAGGGGTTAGCCGAGTAAAATCGTTAGAAAAAATATTAGAATGGGGAAACAAAACCATCTCAAAGGAATTGTTTGCGTTGTTAATGGGTAAAAAAAACGAAGAGTATTTAAGCTTCATTGCTAAAATGACTGAGTCTGAAATTTTGCCAGATATACCAAGAGTTTTGAATTATTTAATAGAGCAAAAACAACCCATATCATTAGGATCAGCAAGTAAAAATGCACGACCAATTTTAGAGAAAGTCAACTTGCTTTCAAAGTTTGATGCGATTGTAGATGGTAATGACGTTAGCAAAGCCAAACCAGATCCAGAGGTGTTTTTAATTGCTGCACAGCACTTAAATATGAAGCCGGAAGATTGTATAGTATTTGAAGACTCTTTAGCAGGAGTACAAGCAGCAAATACAGCAAATATGATAAGTATTGGTATAGGAGAGAAAAATGTATTACACGAAGCCGATTATATATTTTCAGATTTTACTGAAATTGATAACAGCTTCATCGACAAATTAATAAACAAATAA
- a CDS encoding MFS transporter — translation MKKRTLGFWEIWNMSFGFLGIQFGFALQGGFMSRIFQTLGASKDEIPLLWIAAPLTGLLVQPIIGYMSDRTWSVKWGRRRPYFLIGAILSSLALFFVPYSPALWVAAGFLWVLDASINISMEPFRALVADKLPDSQRSYGFVVQTLIIGIGTWVASNLPWMVSQFGVSDSADSGVITDSVKIAFAIGAFVFLASILYTVFTTTEYPPEDMEEFEKEKAKKNNFIPDILNNIGNMPLTMKKLGIIQFFSWFAFFTMWSLANPALTEHVFATPAPIESAYDMADALQKAEFDVVNTAFQKSSNLVGSAMGVYGLSSMAFALLLVLYTAKRNINRKLVHMVSLILGGIGFLFMNYASPEQLKYCFILIGFAWGSILSMPYAMLSSSVDPKKMGVIMGIFNMFIVIPQIIAALGGINFISGLLGEEAIHAMTIAGISLIIAGLCNLLITNKNAISYQPEEV, via the coding sequence ATGAAAAAACGCACGCTAGGTTTTTGGGAAATCTGGAACATGAGTTTCGGTTTTCTGGGAATCCAATTCGGTTTTGCATTACAAGGAGGCTTTATGTCTCGAATATTTCAAACATTAGGAGCTAGTAAGGATGAAATCCCATTATTATGGATTGCAGCACCTTTAACAGGATTATTGGTACAGCCAATAATAGGTTACATGAGTGATCGAACTTGGAGTGTTAAATGGGGACGACGCAGACCTTATTTTTTAATAGGAGCTATTTTAAGTTCTCTAGCATTATTTTTTGTTCCCTACTCACCAGCGCTCTGGGTTGCTGCAGGATTTTTATGGGTACTTGATGCATCTATAAACATTTCAATGGAACCTTTTAGAGCACTAGTTGCCGACAAACTACCAGATTCTCAGCGATCTTATGGTTTTGTTGTTCAAACATTAATCATTGGAATAGGAACTTGGGTAGCCAGTAATTTACCATGGATGGTGTCTCAATTTGGAGTTAGCGATTCTGCAGATTCTGGTGTAATCACAGATTCTGTTAAAATAGCATTTGCTATTGGAGCGTTTGTCTTTTTAGCAAGTATACTTTACACAGTTTTCACAACTACAGAATATCCACCAGAGGATATGGAAGAGTTCGAAAAAGAAAAAGCAAAAAAGAATAATTTTATTCCAGATATTTTAAACAATATTGGCAATATGCCATTAACTATGAAGAAATTAGGAATCATCCAGTTTTTTTCTTGGTTTGCATTTTTTACTATGTGGAGTTTAGCTAATCCAGCACTTACAGAACATGTGTTTGCAACTCCTGCACCTATAGAATCTGCGTACGATATGGCAGATGCTTTACAGAAAGCAGAATTTGATGTTGTTAATACAGCATTTCAAAAATCATCAAACTTAGTAGGATCTGCAATGGGTGTTTACGGTTTGTCATCTATGGCTTTTGCACTACTACTAGTATTATATACAGCTAAAAGAAATATCAATAGAAAATTAGTGCATATGGTATCACTAATTCTAGGAGGAATAGGTTTCTTATTTATGAATTACGCTTCACCAGAACAATTAAAATATTGTTTTATTCTTATTGGGTTTGCCTGGGGAAGTATTTTATCCATGCCTTACGCGATGTTATCTAGTTCTGTTGATCCAAAAAAGATGGGAGTAATTATGGGGATTTTCAATATGTTTATTGTCATCCCACAAATAATTGCTGCACTTGGTGGTATAAACTTTATTTCAGGATTATTAGGTGAAGAAGCCATTCATGCAATGACAATTGCAGGAATTAGTTTAATAATTGCAGGTCTTTGCAACTTATTAATCACAAACAAAAACGCAATTTCTTATCAACCAGAGGAAGTATAA
- a CDS encoding LacI family DNA-binding transcriptional regulator, producing the protein MKKKITLKQIARELDVSISTVSKALRNSIEISEDTRQKVQAFAKLYNYRPNNIALSLKNRKTKTIGIIIPEIVHHFFSKVISGIEAIANKRGYNVIVGLSNESFSKEVINMEMLANGSIDGFILSIAKETLQQQDYHHFTETISQGMPIVMFDRVVNEINCDKVIVDDAEGARKAVNKLLENGCKSIAIITTKDYVSVGKFRTQGYLEALEDYKISPKASLILKVDDELLSEDHLDSLEKEIEILFQKNKKLDGIFAVNELYAITAMKVARKLGLNIPEDIQIIGFTDGVLSKHAVPSLTTVSQHGQKIGEKAAELLINNLEREDEEDIYETVVIETELIERASTK; encoded by the coding sequence ATGAAAAAAAAAATCACACTTAAACAGATAGCAAGAGAGCTAGACGTATCCATTTCAACCGTGTCCAAAGCATTAAGGAATAGTATAGAGATTAGTGAGGACACACGTCAAAAAGTACAAGCATTTGCTAAACTTTATAACTATAGACCTAATAATATTGCTTTAAGTCTTAAAAATCGGAAAACTAAAACTATAGGTATTATCATTCCAGAGATTGTACATCATTTTTTCTCTAAAGTTATTAGTGGTATCGAGGCAATTGCCAATAAACGAGGATATAACGTAATTGTTGGGTTGTCTAATGAGTCGTTTTCTAAAGAGGTTATTAATATGGAAATGCTAGCTAATGGAAGTATAGATGGATTTATATTATCTATTGCTAAAGAAACCTTACAGCAACAAGATTATCATCATTTTACCGAAACCATTAGCCAAGGAATGCCAATAGTAATGTTTGACAGAGTGGTTAACGAAATTAATTGCGATAAAGTTATTGTTGATGATGCAGAAGGAGCCAGAAAAGCAGTTAATAAATTATTAGAAAACGGTTGTAAAAGTATCGCTATCATTACAACTAAAGATTATGTAAGTGTTGGTAAATTTAGGACACAAGGCTATCTAGAAGCATTAGAAGATTATAAAATCAGTCCTAAAGCAAGCCTGATTCTAAAGGTTGATGACGAATTATTGTCTGAAGATCATTTAGATTCCCTTGAAAAAGAAATTGAAATCTTATTTCAAAAAAATAAAAAACTTGACGGGATTTTTGCAGTTAACGAGCTGTATGCTATTACTGCTATGAAAGTAGCCAGAAAGCTTGGGTTAAATATACCAGAAGATATTCAAATTATAGGATTTACAGATGGTGTTTTGTCTAAACATGCAGTACCTTCACTAACAACAGTCAGTCAACATGGTCAAAAAATTGGTGAAAAAGCAGCCGAATTATTAATCAACAACCTAGAACGCGAAGACGAAGAAGATATCTATGAAACAGTCGTTATTGAAACCGAATTAATAGAACGAGCTTCCACAAAATAA
- a CDS encoding TonB-dependent receptor → MKTIFKRLLLALLFIPTVMLAQTTVSGTVTEQATALPIPTVNVVVKNTTNGTATDFDGNYTLDVNNGDVLVFSYIGYLTQEVTYTGQSRIDVSLAEDAALLDEIVVIGYGGVKKEDLTGTTDLLTSEDFNKGPIVSAQSLISGKVAGVNVTSGSGAPGDGQSINIRGAGSLSLTTQPLYVVDGIPLDNGGVGGSRNPLNFINPNDIETFVVLKDASSTAIYGSRAANGVILITTKKGKNKDFKFNISSQTTVYSPVDEIDVLSANQFRDLINDIGTPTQIALLGNANTDWQNEIYTTAFGQDHNFSALGNAFGVPMRASLGYSEHGGILDGDNLQRTTGSVSLTPTFFEEHLNVELNARAMYTENTFADRGAIGSAVGFDPTQPIFDPSSQYGGYFAWLDTGTGNQNNLAPTNPLALLNLIDDTAEVRRFVGNAKLDYKIHGFEDLTATVNVGFDTSNSHGRRITSELIPTSDATFNGSRTSYVQNSDNKVFDAYLTYRKSFNDVHNLTVAGGYAYQSFEFDNFSSDSEAQEDGNQFEFIDKSKNVLLSYFGRANYDYDGKYYLTATLRADASSKLNPDDRWGIFPSVAAAWSIHKEDFMQDSFFNELKLRVGYGEVGNVNGLGDYQFLTRYQGSTDTANYQFGTGFFQTYRPEPVNKDLRWEIGRTFNLGLDYAFLNRRISGSINAYVKETNDLIASSLVDPFTNFGNRINANIGNMENKGLELNLNVIPVKTDNFEWSVNYNVAFNDNEITKLSVDQPQGGISTGVGNTVQVHREGESANSFYVFEQVYDASGTPLEGVFVDRNGDNIINDEDKYIKEDPFGDILMGFNTNVSYKNWDFSLQSRASLGNYMYNDVEANRGILVNATNNNILSNIHADYYNSGFTVISDRTALSDHFVQEASFFKIDNITIGYTLDKLKNTTFRFYGSLQNVLIVTDYNGLDPEINLGIDNNFYPRPRSFVMGVNIDF, encoded by the coding sequence ATGAAAACAATTTTTAAAAGGCTACTATTAGCTTTACTGTTTATACCAACTGTTATGCTTGCACAAACAACAGTATCTGGAACAGTTACAGAACAAGCTACCGCCTTACCAATACCAACGGTAAATGTTGTTGTTAAAAACACAACCAACGGTACTGCTACTGATTTTGATGGTAACTATACACTTGACGTAAACAATGGAGATGTACTAGTATTCTCTTACATTGGATATTTAACTCAAGAAGTCACTTATACTGGACAGTCTAGGATAGATGTTTCTTTGGCAGAAGATGCTGCATTATTAGATGAGATTGTCGTAATTGGTTATGGAGGCGTTAAAAAAGAAGACTTAACTGGTACTACTGATTTATTAACCAGTGAAGATTTTAACAAAGGACCTATTGTATCTGCTCAATCACTTATTAGTGGTAAAGTAGCAGGTGTTAACGTGACTTCTGGAAGTGGAGCTCCTGGTGACGGTCAAAGCATCAATATTCGTGGTGCTGGATCTTTATCTTTAACAACACAGCCACTTTATGTGGTTGATGGTATTCCACTAGATAATGGAGGTGTTGGTGGTTCTAGAAACCCTTTAAACTTTATTAATCCTAACGATATTGAAACGTTTGTTGTTTTAAAAGATGCATCTTCTACCGCAATTTATGGGTCTAGAGCAGCAAATGGTGTTATTTTAATTACTACCAAAAAAGGAAAAAATAAAGATTTTAAATTTAATATAAGTTCTCAAACAACAGTATATAGTCCTGTAGATGAAATCGATGTATTATCTGCCAACCAATTTAGAGACTTAATAAACGACATAGGTACTCCAACACAGATTGCTTTATTAGGTAATGCAAATACAGACTGGCAAAATGAAATTTATACTACAGCTTTTGGACAAGATCATAATTTTAGTGCATTAGGTAATGCATTTGGTGTACCAATGAGAGCATCTTTAGGTTACTCAGAGCATGGAGGTATATTAGATGGAGACAATTTACAACGTACTACTGGTTCTGTTAGTTTGACTCCTACATTTTTTGAAGAGCATTTAAACGTAGAGTTAAATGCAAGAGCTATGTACACAGAAAACACCTTTGCAGATAGAGGTGCAATTGGTAGTGCTGTTGGATTTGATCCAACACAACCAATCTTTGACCCTAGCTCACAATACGGAGGGTATTTTGCGTGGTTAGATACCGGAACAGGAAATCAAAACAACTTAGCGCCTACAAACCCTTTAGCTCTTTTAAATTTAATTGATGATACAGCTGAAGTAAGACGATTTGTTGGTAATGCTAAATTAGATTATAAAATTCATGGGTTTGAGGATTTAACTGCTACAGTAAATGTAGGTTTTGATACTTCTAATAGCCATGGTAGAAGAATTACTTCAGAACTGATTCCAACATCTGATGCTACTTTTAATGGATCTAGAACTAGTTATGTACAAAATTCAGACAACAAGGTTTTTGATGCCTATTTAACTTATAGAAAATCATTTAACGATGTACATAACTTAACTGTTGCTGGAGGTTATGCTTATCAGTCTTTTGAGTTTGATAATTTCAGTAGCGACAGTGAAGCTCAAGAAGATGGAAATCAGTTTGAATTTATTGACAAATCTAAAAATGTATTACTATCATATTTTGGTAGAGCAAATTATGACTACGATGGTAAATATTATTTAACAGCTACTTTAAGAGCTGATGCGTCTTCAAAATTAAATCCAGATGATCGTTGGGGAATTTTCCCTTCTGTTGCTGCAGCTTGGAGTATCCATAAAGAAGATTTTATGCAAGACTCTTTCTTTAACGAATTAAAACTTCGTGTTGGTTACGGAGAAGTTGGTAACGTTAACGGACTTGGTGACTATCAGTTTTTAACAAGATATCAAGGAAGTACAGATACTGCTAACTACCAATTTGGTACTGGATTCTTCCAGACATATAGACCAGAACCAGTAAATAAAGATTTACGCTGGGAAATTGGAAGAACATTTAACTTAGGTTTAGACTATGCTTTTCTTAACAGACGTATCTCAGGTTCCATTAATGCTTACGTAAAAGAAACTAATGATCTTATAGCAAGCTCATTGGTAGATCCTTTTACAAATTTTGGAAATAGAATTAATGCCAATATTGGTAATATGGAGAATAAAGGTCTAGAATTAAACCTTAATGTTATCCCTGTAAAAACAGATAACTTTGAATGGTCTGTAAACTATAACGTGGCGTTCAACGATAATGAAATTACTAAATTATCAGTTGATCAACCTCAAGGTGGAATTTCTACTGGAGTAGGAAACACTGTTCAAGTACACAGAGAAGGAGAATCAGCTAATAGTTTTTACGTTTTTGAACAAGTATATGATGCTTCAGGAACACCTTTAGAAGGCGTATTTGTTGACAGAAATGGAGATAACATTATAAACGATGAAGATAAATACATCAAAGAAGATCCATTTGGTGACATCCTAATGGGCTTTAATACTAATGTGAGCTACAAAAACTGGGATTTCTCTTTACAATCTAGAGCAAGTTTAGGAAACTACATGTACAATGATGTAGAAGCTAATAGAGGTATCTTAGTAAATGCTACTAACAACAATATCCTATCTAATATTCATGCAGATTATTATAATAGTGGGTTTACAGTAATTAGTGATAGAACAGCTTTAAGTGATCATTTTGTACAGGAAGCATCGTTCTTCAAAATTGATAATATAACTATTGGTTACACATTAGATAAATTAAAAAATACGACGTTTAGATTCTACGGATCTTTACAAAATGTTTTAATAGTAACAGATTATAATGGATTAGATCCAGAAATTAATTTAGGAATCGATAATAATTTTTATCCAAGACCTAGATCTTTCGTAATGGGTGTAAACATTGATTTTTAA
- a CDS encoding RagB/SusD family nutrient uptake outer membrane protein → MKKELKHLITIMVLFLGLVSCHDDLDQSPIDPDSFTEEDVFANATEAKGALAKLYASLALTGQQGPAGQADIADIDEGFSQYSRMLFNLNELTTDHAVVGWGDAGLPDLHGQYWSGSNDFTEAMYYRLAQEVSFCNSFIENAGALSDAEVQFYIAEARFLRAFAYYNLMDLYGNVPLVTEVTTDLPTQASRTELFNFVESELLAIQNDLKPSGSNEYGRVDQVAAWALLSKLYLNAEVWTGTPRYTDCVTYSSNVMNSTYSINMNDANGNGTAYDELFLADNDTNGAQNEFIFALNFDGLRSQTYGGTTFLVHAAIGGSMNAAEFGVNGGWGGLRTTKNLVEKFATDINELNNALGTQSDWGIVGDGTPNGWGGPDTEMFQTASNEYALYADLTDGFLKFRFNEDWGNNYGDDDPQDGTLEPGGGNIPVTAGTYYITLDLNALTYSITPFSADSRGMFYSDGQNLEIESIPPFENGYAVTKFKNIDSNGMQGSDSAGDFVDSDLPLIRLAEIYLNYAEASVRGGGGDLNLAANKINELLERATGGTSANISSGDITLDFIIDERSKELYWEGQRRTDLIRYDYFTTSAYLWPFKGNEPAGTSVASYRNLFPLPTSIITVNPNLSQNEGY, encoded by the coding sequence ATGAAAAAAGAACTCAAACATTTAATTACTATCATGGTACTGTTTTTAGGACTAGTATCATGTCATGATGATTTAGATCAATCACCAATTGATCCAGACAGTTTTACTGAGGAAGACGTATTTGCTAATGCAACCGAAGCTAAAGGTGCTCTTGCAAAATTGTATGCAAGTTTAGCACTAACAGGACAGCAAGGACCAGCTGGTCAGGCAGATATTGCTGATATTGACGAGGGATTCTCTCAATACTCGCGTATGTTATTTAACTTAAACGAGTTAACAACAGATCATGCGGTTGTAGGTTGGGGTGATGCTGGATTACCTGATTTACACGGACAGTATTGGTCAGGAAGTAATGACTTTACAGAAGCAATGTATTATAGATTAGCTCAAGAAGTATCTTTTTGTAATTCATTTATAGAAAATGCTGGCGCTTTATCTGATGCTGAAGTACAATTTTATATAGCAGAAGCAAGGTTTTTACGTGCATTTGCGTATTATAACTTAATGGACTTATATGGTAATGTACCTCTAGTAACAGAAGTAACAACAGATTTACCAACACAAGCATCAAGAACAGAGTTATTTAATTTTGTTGAATCTGAGCTATTAGCAATACAAAACGATTTAAAACCAAGTGGATCTAACGAATACGGTAGAGTTGACCAAGTAGCTGCTTGGGCACTTTTATCAAAATTATATTTAAATGCTGAAGTTTGGACTGGAACACCTCGTTATACAGACTGTGTAACTTATTCTAGTAATGTAATGAACTCAACTTACAGTATTAATATGAATGATGCTAACGGAAACGGAACTGCTTATGATGAATTATTCTTAGCAGATAACGATACTAATGGTGCACAAAACGAATTTATTTTTGCATTAAACTTTGATGGTCTTAGATCTCAAACTTATGGTGGTACTACATTTTTAGTACATGCTGCAATAGGTGGGTCAATGAATGCTGCAGAATTTGGTGTAAATGGTGGCTGGGGAGGCTTAAGAACTACTAAAAATTTAGTAGAAAAATTCGCAACTGATATTAATGAGTTAAACAACGCGTTAGGAACTCAATCTGATTGGGGAATTGTAGGTGACGGAACTCCAAATGGATGGGGTGGACCAGACACAGAAATGTTTCAAACAGCTAGTAACGAATATGCTTTATATGCAGATTTAACTGACGGTTTCCTAAAATTTAGATTCAATGAAGATTGGGGAAATAATTATGGTGATGATGATCCCCAAGACGGAACTTTAGAACCAGGTGGTGGAAACATTCCTGTTACTGCTGGAACATATTACATTACTTTAGACTTAAATGCATTAACTTATAGCATTACACCATTTTCTGCAGACAGTAGAGGTATGTTTTATTCTGATGGTCAAAACTTAGAGATAGAAAGTATTCCACCTTTTGAAAACGGATATGCTGTAACAAAATTTAAGAATATTGATAGTAATGGAATGCAAGGAAGTGATTCTGCTGGAGATTTTGTAGATTCTGATTTGCCTTTAATCCGTTTAGCTGAGATATATTTAAACTATGCAGAAGCTTCAGTTAGAGGTGGTGGCGGAGATTTAAATTTAGCTGCAAATAAAATTAACGAATTACTAGAAAGAGCAACTGGTGGCACTTCAGCTAATATTTCAAGCGGAGACATCACATTAGATTTTATAATTGATGAAAGATCTAAAGAATTGTATTGGGAAGGTCAAAGACGTACAGACTTAATCCGTTACGATTACTTTACAACAAGTGCTTACTTATGGCCTTTTAAAGGAAATGAGCCTGCAGGTACATCTGTAGCTAGCTATAGAAATCTGTTTCCATTACCAACTAGTATTATAACAGTTAACCCTAACCTTTCTCAAAACGAAGGGTATTAA
- a CDS encoding SusE domain-containing protein, with amino-acid sequence MKKIINNSIYLLGLLLVLVSCDDKELVTLNADANTVLSVSDQTLVLTEELAETEVLTLSWSDPDYGFDAAANYKIQIDFTGGDFSAPQSFSAGSDLSKVLLGQELNGKLLSLGIVPNTATDIDFRIQTTLSESTVMYSDARTINITAYSSLLDLSTNLGVVGSGTPGGWDAGSDRPILDIPFYTTSTTNQYVAYATLQTGEIKFRKDNMWTENYGDDGNDGTLEANGANIAVSAGSYKITVMTDDSATPLSYTMEPFSWGLVGSGTPNGWDGPDTPMTYNSYQDNFKTAVTLTDGEMKFRFNNDWGVNFGDDGLDGTLEGGGANIPVSAGHYIITLDLNTQTYELEAMDVWGLVGSAAPNGWDGPNLKFLPDFGINEGFYYINGVTLTDGEIKVRQNDAWGLNYGDDGNDGMMEQNGANIPVTAGTYNIVFDFSGAAPMISLNAWQ; translated from the coding sequence ATGAAAAAAATAATTAATAATTCTATCTACTTATTAGGACTTTTACTAGTATTAGTAAGTTGTGATGACAAAGAATTAGTGACTTTAAACGCAGACGCTAATACTGTTTTAAGTGTTTCTGATCAAACACTTGTTTTAACAGAAGAGCTTGCAGAAACAGAAGTACTTACATTAAGTTGGTCAGATCCAGATTATGGTTTTGATGCAGCTGCTAATTACAAAATACAAATAGATTTTACAGGTGGAGATTTTAGTGCACCTCAATCTTTTTCTGCTGGATCAGACTTATCAAAAGTGTTATTAGGGCAAGAGTTAAATGGTAAATTATTATCTCTTGGAATAGTTCCTAACACTGCAACAGATATTGATTTTAGAATACAAACTACGCTTAGCGAATCTACTGTTATGTATTCAGATGCTAGAACAATAAATATTACAGCATATTCGTCTTTATTAGACCTTTCCACTAACTTAGGTGTTGTTGGAAGCGGAACTCCTGGAGGTTGGGACGCTGGGTCAGATAGACCTATATTAGATATTCCTTTTTATACAACAAGTACTACTAATCAATATGTAGCTTATGCTACATTACAAACTGGTGAAATTAAGTTTAGAAAAGATAACATGTGGACTGAAAACTATGGAGATGACGGTAACGATGGTACTCTGGAAGCAAATGGAGCTAATATTGCTGTTTCTGCTGGAAGCTATAAAATAACTGTTATGACTGATGATTCTGCTACGCCTTTATCATATACAATGGAACCATTTTCTTGGGGGCTTGTAGGAAGCGGAACACCAAATGGATGGGATGGACCAGATACACCAATGACATATAACTCTTACCAAGATAATTTTAAAACAGCAGTCACTCTAACTGATGGCGAAATGAAATTTAGATTTAACAATGATTGGGGAGTTAACTTTGGCGATGATGGTCTTGATGGAACATTAGAAGGTGGAGGAGCAAATATTCCTGTTTCTGCTGGACACTATATTATAACTTTAGATCTAAATACACAAACTTATGAGTTAGAAGCTATGGACGTTTGGGGATTAGTTGGAAGTGCTGCACCTAATGGTTGGGACGGTCCAAATCTTAAGTTTTTACCTGATTTTGGTATCAACGAAGGTTTCTACTACATTAATGGTGTAACCTTGACTGACGGAGAAATTAAAGTACGTCAAAATGACGCTTGGGGACTTAACTATGGAGATGATGGTAATGATGGTATGATGGAGCAAAATGGTGCTAATATTCCTGTAACAGCTGGAACTTATAATATTGTTTTTGATTTCTCAGGAGCAGCTCCGATGATTTCTCTTAACGCTTGGCAATAA